One segment of Nitrospirota bacterium DNA contains the following:
- a CDS encoding lysylphosphatidylglycerol synthase transmembrane domain-containing protein → MMNSRSRFLIQVAGSIACFWWLFRMVSPELLVDSLRRSSSVLVVLITIIMVPAVLARAWRWYYLLIRRGIPVSLASITNATFIGMALNLFLPASAGDVVRSYYGWQQYGHKEEMLATSLSDKFVALFSLFLLGAIGGFICGDTRLALLATALTVPAGVILLVPVRWLWKMLAVLAKKVLNRDLDVDLLVRSFHMSLPTFFGALFISIVGWMITNLMYFLAVWAVGARIGMGYTFAIAPMINILRMLPISISGLGSADALMVQLLGGVGIQKHVTLAASMIVNLTLIVLPGAIGAVLMLINVRSIKKANLERGY, encoded by the coding sequence ATGATGAATAGTCGCTCCCGATTTCTGATCCAGGTAGCGGGCTCTATCGCCTGCTTCTGGTGGTTGTTCCGGATGGTATCGCCGGAACTGCTGGTTGATTCCCTGAGGCGTTCCAGCTCCGTCCTGGTCGTTTTGATTACGATCATCATGGTCCCGGCCGTCCTTGCCCGGGCATGGAGATGGTATTACCTGCTGATTCGCAGGGGGATCCCGGTCTCCCTGGCGTCCATTACCAACGCAACGTTCATCGGCATGGCCCTGAACCTCTTCCTTCCCGCCAGCGCGGGCGACGTGGTCCGCAGCTATTACGGCTGGCAGCAGTACGGCCATAAAGAGGAGATGCTGGCGACTTCGCTCTCGGATAAGTTTGTGGCGCTCTTCTCGCTGTTCCTGCTGGGAGCGATCGGGGGATTTATCTGCGGGGATACGAGGCTCGCCCTCCTGGCAACGGCCCTGACCGTTCCCGCCGGCGTCATTCTCCTGGTTCCCGTCCGCTGGCTGTGGAAGATGCTGGCGGTGCTTGCGAAGAAAGTGCTGAACCGGGACCTTGATGTCGACCTTCTCGTGCGTTCTTTCCATATGAGCTTGCCGACCTTTTTTGGCGCCCTCTTCATTTCCATCGTGGGATGGATGATCACGAACCTCATGTATTTTCTTGCCGTCTGGGCCGTGGGGGCCCGCATCGGGATGGGATATACCTTTGCCATAGCTCCGATGATCAACATACTCCGCATGCTCCCCATATCCATTTCGGGGCTGGGGTCCGCAGACGCGCTCATGGTGCAGCTGCTGGGAGGGGTTGGTATTCAGAAACATGTGACGCTGGCGGCATCGATGATCGTGAACCTGACCTTGATCGTGCTTCCCGGCGCCATCGGCGCCGTCCTGATGCTGATCAATGTCCGCAGCATTAAAAAAGCAAACCTGGAGCGGGGCTATTGA
- the wecB gene encoding UDP-N-acetylglucosamine 2-epimerase (non-hydrolyzing), with product MPRILFIFGTRPEAIKLAPLIHQARASDRFTTHVCSTGQHQEMLKQVLDFFHLVPDFDLHLMQPNQTLHDLASCTLRSLGAVMGEVKPDLVIVQGDTTTTMVGALTAFYHRISVAHIEAGLRSHVRFSPYPEEVNRVLATHLSDYHFAPTERAAANLRKEGIPPDKVHVVGNTVVDALLMGLKEVNTMSVERDNPALKNIDFSKKIVLVTGHRRESFGSPFENICHALQEIALDERVEIIYPVHLNPNVREPVFRILGNRKNIHLIAPVDYPAMIYLMSRSFFILTDSGGVQEEAPSLRKPVLVMREVTERTEGVDRGVTRVVGTSRETIVREAFALLNDPDHYSRMATGDNPYGDGLASKRIIEVLERAFDGSGRTGLQG from the coding sequence ATGCCAAGGATCCTTTTCATATTCGGAACGCGGCCGGAAGCCATAAAACTGGCGCCCCTTATCCATCAGGCCAGGGCATCGGACCGCTTTACGACCCACGTGTGCTCCACGGGCCAGCACCAGGAAATGCTGAAGCAGGTCCTGGATTTCTTCCACCTGGTCCCTGACTTTGACCTTCATCTCATGCAGCCGAACCAGACGCTCCACGACCTTGCGTCGTGCACCCTGCGGTCCCTCGGCGCGGTGATGGGGGAAGTGAAGCCGGACCTGGTCATCGTGCAGGGCGACACAACGACAACCATGGTCGGCGCGCTCACCGCGTTCTATCACCGGATCAGCGTCGCTCATATCGAAGCGGGCCTGAGGAGTCATGTGCGGTTCTCCCCCTATCCCGAAGAGGTCAACCGGGTCCTGGCGACCCATCTTTCCGATTATCATTTCGCGCCCACCGAGCGGGCCGCGGCCAACCTGCGCAAAGAGGGCATACCCCCGGACAAGGTCCATGTCGTGGGCAATACCGTCGTCGATGCGCTCCTTATGGGGCTGAAGGAAGTAAACACCATGAGCGTGGAGCGGGACAACCCTGCGCTCAAGAATATCGACTTTTCGAAAAAGATCGTCCTGGTGACCGGACACCGGCGGGAAAGTTTTGGAAGCCCCTTTGAAAACATATGCCATGCATTGCAAGAGATAGCCCTGGACGAACGGGTTGAAATCATCTACCCTGTGCATCTCAACCCCAACGTCAGGGAACCGGTATTTCGCATACTCGGCAACAGGAAGAACATTCATCTGATCGCACCCGTGGACTATCCCGCCATGATCTACTTGATGAGCAGGTCCTTCTTCATTCTTACCGATTCCGGCGGAGTTCAGGAAGAGGCGCCCTCTCTTCGCAAGCCGGTACTGGTGATGAGGGAAGTCACGGAGCGCACCGAGGGTGTGGACCGGGGGGTGACCAGGGTCGTCGGAACGTCCCGGGAAACCATCGTTCGCGAGGCCTTCGCCCTGCTGAACGATCCCGATCATTACAGCCGCATGGCGACGGGCGATAATCCCTACGGTGATGGCCTGGCGTCAAAGAGGATTATCGAGGTGCTGGAACGCGCCTTTGATGGCAGCGGCCGGACAGGACTCCAGGGATGA
- a CDS encoding glycosyltransferase family 2 protein — protein sequence MSRPRIIIALPAYNEALNVGALLDTFESVLGMALGYGFDRLYVVVDDGSVDQTRNILKDYAKRIPLKIVVHEKNQGLGPTIRDALRKATDEAGPGDIIITMDADNTQPAGLIPAMVQKVLEGHDLVIASRFRDGARVVGLSWLRRFTSVGASMMMRTVFPMKGTRDYTCGFRAYRADLLRRAFAEYGDKFVDQQGFQCMSDILIKLRRFDPIVGEVPMILRYDFKKGSSSMKVGRTIINTLRLMLVRRLGFMVSR from the coding sequence ATGAGCAGACCCAGGATAATCATTGCGCTTCCCGCATATAACGAGGCCCTCAATGTAGGAGCATTGCTGGACACCTTCGAGAGTGTCCTCGGCATGGCGCTGGGCTATGGGTTCGATCGCCTTTATGTCGTTGTGGATGACGGCAGCGTTGATCAGACCCGGAATATCCTGAAGGACTATGCAAAGAGGATCCCCCTGAAGATCGTGGTGCATGAGAAGAATCAGGGCCTGGGTCCGACCATCAGGGACGCTCTCCGGAAAGCGACGGACGAAGCGGGGCCGGGGGACATCATTATCACCATGGACGCCGACAATACGCAGCCCGCTGGGCTGATTCCCGCGATGGTGCAGAAGGTGCTCGAAGGCCACGACCTCGTCATCGCCTCGCGGTTCAGGGATGGCGCGCGGGTGGTCGGATTGAGCTGGCTGCGAAGGTTTACGAGCGTGGGAGCCAGCATGATGATGCGAACCGTCTTCCCCATGAAAGGGACCCGGGATTACACGTGCGGTTTCCGGGCCTATCGGGCTGACCTGCTCCGCAGGGCTTTTGCGGAATATGGCGATAAATTCGTCGATCAGCAGGGATTTCAGTGCATGTCCGACATCCTTATCAAGCTCAGGCGGTTCGATCCGATCGTCGGGGAGGTCCCGATGATCTTGCGGTACGACTTCAAGAAGGGAAGTTCCAGCATGAAGGTCGGCCGGACGATCATCAACACGCTGCGACTGATGCTGGTAAGACGGCTTGGGTTCATGGTGAGCCGCTGA